ATACTACATGGTGGGTTTCCGGTACTCGCCTTCCACGCATGATGTGATTCCCCCGATCAAAACACAACCAGTCGACTCTCAAAAAGGTATGTTAATGAGTCTTCGCTCATCACCTATCAAAGACCGACAGAACAACACATAGCTATATTCTTTTCTTAAGATAATGACTTCGGACTTagaaattatttttatttgttgaatcattCCTCGATAGCAGGACGGTAATGATAAAGTTTGTTCGATTTATGTCGGAGCCTTTCATACTCCGAAGAAGAGCTACTCAACGCGGGACGATTATCTCATCCCTGCTCTTCAACATTGCAATTCGTCAGTTGTCGTAAAGCATTGCAGCAAATCCTTATGTATGTCACGGATTATATGCCGACAAAGTTACAATCTGCTGTTCCTTAATATCGAGGGTGACTTTTCAAACGTCCTTTAAAGGAAGCTTTAGACGTTACGCTTTCTTAGAGAGTATGCGATTGGCCCACTCACCGGATAAGTCAGAAGTTCTGCTGTACAGGCAGGCTAGACGGGATTCTGGGAGACTCCTCCCCCCTCGTTCTGGTACCCATTAGCGTACATGCTAGTGACAGGTGTGCAATCGCTAGAGTAAAGTATATAAAAACTCTAAGGCTTTTACGGGACTCAAATGGCTCCAATGCTAACACCATATCCCATTACCACCACGAAAATACGGAACATTCTGAGATTACTTATGAGAGCGGAGACACAATGCGACCCAGTCGACGATATACCACTCAAGTCTCCTCAAGCTTTCTCTATGAGCCTTGTCACTATCGTAGCCAGCGCTTTCAACTGCGTGAAACCAGGGACATGAATTAGACACACTATGCGCACAAAAAAGTCAAAAAGGTACTCGCAGTCTTCATCACCGCTAGCACAGGTACACTCATGAACTTTGGACAACACTACGTCACTCTGGTGCtaattgaagtacaaaagtcaGCACAAACATCATTAGACTCAGTTCCAGTGGTCATTTACAGCCATAGAGTAACTTTGCAATAACAAGAATGTTGTTTATTACCTTTGCGCTATTTAACAATTTTATAGCCGTCACGCAGTAACACAAAATTTTTCAAACAACAACAAACTAGTGTGGCATGCATTGTCAGCGTGCTGCCATGGTAGAGAGGAAGAAGTCCACAGGCTTGCGTGAGGGCTAGGAGGCTCACTGTAGCTTCGTGATAAAATTCTACGTGATGCTAACTTTAAGTAGGAGTTCTTATTGCAAAATCTTGTCACTAATTATTTCATGTTTCCTCGACAAGAAGTTAGTTGGTACGTTGAATCCTCTCTCCATGGGCGCGCTTGAAGGAATGGTGGTATTAGACAGTTaaaaacaccacacgcaacagctAATAGTTACGCATTGTTTTGATGCAGGTTTCCATGTCTTCTATGAAGTACTGCGCTTCAAAACAATGCGTAACTATTagctgttgcgtgtggtgtttttAACTGTCTAATACCACCATTCCTTCAAGCGCGCCCATGGAGAGAGGATTCAACGTACGCATTGTTTTGATGCAGGTTTCCATGTCCTCTATGAAGTACTGCGctttacatacatttaataaaaaaaagtactgCGCTTCTCTGCTGCTGGAACTCGGGTGATGTGTTCCAGGTAAGGCTAaggaaaaggtaaaaaaaaaaaaatcaggaactTTAGAGATTCTCTGTCTGACAGGACAGGTtccttcctatagagtggttgcATCTTTTTCAGGACCAGAGCTGCCGTAGAaggctgattgatttgtggggtttaacgtcccaaaaccaccatatgattatgagagacgccgtagtggagggctccggaaatttcgaccacctggggttctttaatgtgcgcccaaatctgagcacacgggcctacaacattcccgcctccatcggaaatgcagccgccgcagccaggaatcgaacccgcgacctgcgggtcagcagccgagtaccttagccactagaccaccgcggcggggctgccttaGAAGGCTAGTTAGAACATAATTTTATAAATGAAAGGTAATTCATTGGCACTAATCAACTCGAAGAAAGAGTAATTGAATAACATGTAGCGTTACAGTTTCAAAAATATAATGTAATATATTGGTGAATAACATGAAAGTGTAGTTATCAATCACTTGTAACCCCTTTATCGTCATTGGTAACTTAAATTGTTACTTTTTGTAGCACATTTGCCAGTTGGTCTCTCATAGCATGTATGAGCCATGCTTTTATAGGCCAACAACATCTACAACCACCACACCGGGAAGCAGCTGCCGCAAAAGGCACGCGCGACAGAAAAAGACGTTTCATCGCTGGGGTCACCCACAGTGACCTGGGACACAAGTCTCTGTGGGTTAACATTAAATGGAACGGCCGATGCCTCAGCCCTCGCATCGCTAGATGCATCGACACGGTaatctagaggctaaggtactcggctgctgacctgcaggtcgcgtgtttgaatcccggctgaggcggctgcatttctgatggaggcggaaatgttgtaggcccgtgtactcggatttgggtgcccgttaaagaaccccaggtggtcaaaatttccggagccttctactatggcgtctctcataatcatatgggggtttgggacgttaaaccccccatatcaataaATCGTCAATCAATCGCATCGCGAGATCTCCCAATATTTCTGTTTCTCCCGATAGTAGAATATTTCACCGTAATCAGGTATGGCAGATTAGCTATTCCCGCAGATAGGATGGAATCCATAACGATGTGGACGGAATATAAGCACCTAAAATTTCCATGGAAGTTGCAGTGGAGCCAAAGGCTTGACCATCAGTAGTGACGATCACCAGATTTCGATGCCATGTCcccccattaaacttttacttgctgGTTTCAcgatatcacccctctgccaatTCTGCCGAGAATGGGCAAATATAGCACATTATTTTTTGTCAAGTTTAAGATATTCTCGTATTATAACTCGACTTCTCATTACTCCTCTTTCAAAAATAGGCTTAACCTTATCCGTGGAAAATGTTTCAAGCTTCAGTACCTCAGGATTGGGATACGGCCACAGGGTTGTCTTTGATGTCACGTGTAATTTCATTATATCTACTCAAGGAGTACCAGTTTAATCTGATATTTTAAATGCGTCATTTAAACAAGCTAAAACCTAACTAGAGTTCTCGAAATTGCTCCTATCGGGTTAATACGCAATATAAGCTTTAAAACCTAATACTTCTACTTTAAAATTCAGTGTATTACGTATTATTCACATTTATTTCTTTATGTTTTCAATAACCTTGTATTCATAAAATATTATTTAAAAGTCTCAACGTAGCATTTGGCCAAccccccaaagtgggtacgtgccatatattgaagaagaaaaagaaacaaacgggTCACCCACCTACTTTATCGGCTCTCCTTTTTTCTTGCTAAGAACGTACTTGCCCGTTATGTCGTCATCGGTGAGATCAACGCATGACGATGGATCATCGAAAGCCGAGTCAACCGCAGTGGCGATGACACGCTCAGTGACGGATGGCGCCCTGGCCAACTCCAAGCCTGTGACGCCGGACAAAGCGACCACTCCCGTGCGACGCAAGACTCGACAGCGCTACCTCGGGAAGACCAAAGCTGACAGCGAAACGCCAGCTTCTGTGACTATTAGTTCATCTAAATCATCGACGACTCAAAGCACCCAAGTCAGTTCTTCGAATTCCCGTTTTCTTACACAGCCACCCGTATCGTAGTAATAGGTGCCACGCCAGATAGAATTTGAAGGGAGGATGGAGACTTGAAGGAAGTGCCGTTTCGACGTGATGATTTCTCGTCGGCACAGTATCTTTCTCAGGACCCACTCGCCAAAGCTTCCCGCCATACGGGAAGCCTTCGTTTGAAAACGTGGGCTCCAGTTATATACCCTTTTCAGTAATTTGTTACTTCTGTAATCTCGTCAATACACAAATAAACCGCGTAACACTTGATGACATGTTAAGCATGATGTCGGTGCTACGTGTACTTATACATAAATAGATTCCTTTCACATGAATTTTCTGAAATAGTCGAGAAAGCTTTCGCACTGAGAACCACGTAAGGTGCCTCAAAAGTGGGTTGAAATTTTCACCTAATCATTTGATACGGAGCTTGCTTTTAAGACCTCTTTGTCTTTCTTGATCATGGCTGTTACTTTCATACAGAATGGtttacagttaaaaaaaaaaactctggtacCTATCCTAATTTGTGTGCTCCAAGCCTTCGTGCGAAGTTTTCTTATTGATGGTGTGCGCATGAAACTACCATTCGAAATATTTGCGACCAGCGCCGATCTTGCACCGGCGAGCACCCTGAGGCTGCAATTACGGCCAACTTGGTCTTTGTAATAATGGACGAGCTTTATTTTAACGAACGAAAGCACTTTTATGTATACTCCATTTGAAATAAAGCAAACTGTTTCGCAGACAGAGGAGAAGGTGGAGAGTGCAAGGATCCCAGAAGCCAATGTCCCACGTGCTGCAAAGGGAGCTGCCGCAGCCGACTTTCCCGCTAAGCAAGGTGACCTGGAACTTGCCCGCGCCACAGCTCCCCGGGTCACTAAGGCCACGGCTTCAACGCCTCTACCTGGGTCATCCCAACATCCTGCCTCATCTCTAAGCGATGCCGCTGCGCCAACAACCTCTTCCCGCAAGGCCAAGAAGGGCCGGCAATCCTTGAATAACTTGATTGCGCTGCTCAACGTTCATGCTGAGCCACCCAGTCGCAAGGCGAGTTTTCTTCATAAAGATTTCTGACCAATAGTTGCTAATTGAGATTTCGGCTTGTGCAGTTGCTCAAATACAACACAAAAGATGGGAACTGTACATGGCCGCCCGTTCCGTTTCACTGTGCGTCATGTGCGTTTGAGAAGTTACCTGTACACCTTTCGCTTATGAGATTTCTTGAGTGGCAAGAAAACTCTCAATGTCCTTCCTTCAGTGAATAAGGCGATGTATTGTTAATTGTTGCTAAGGGTAGGTGggtaggtgggtgggtgggttTGGGTAGGTGGGTAGGTGTGTAGGTGGGTAGGTGGGTAGGTGGGTAGGGAGGTAAGTAggtaagtaggtaggtaggtaggtaggtaggtaggtaggtaggtaagtaggtaggtaggtaggtaggtaggtacgtacgtacgtacagcAGCTTTTTGTCTCGTAATAAGTGCATTTATTATTGCAGGAAGAGAACCCCAGCGTTGATATGCGGTGCATTGTGAAAGCGCTTCTGGTACCGCTTGTCATAACGATTGCTGTGGGACTCATCGTCTTTCTGCAAACCCATGGACAAATTAAGCGGGACAGGTTTTGTACCACGAAAGGCTGCGAGGAACATAAGTAAGCGTTCGAACCTTTCTTTAAATAACTGCAATAATATTTCCATCTGGAATTGAGCTCTTGGTTTAGTAGAATACGTTGGTTCCTCGCCCCTCGATTAAGCCACCTCCTTATTCAGCCTGAGCTGCGGGCAACATTGTATGTCTGCTTGAAGAAATGTAATTATATGCTGAAAACCTTGCATTCCCCGGGCCTATTTTTCTTGCTTCAAAACAAAGATTTACATTCGTCTATTGTTTCTCACTACCATTTCTTTAACTGTGCCCACTTAGTGCTCACAGGTCACATTCCATATGTGTGTTGCCAGCACGACATAGCCATCTGAGCAGTTTACTTCTCCCGTGaggaaactgaagaaagaaaaattaatGCTGTTAATTTTGGAAAAATACCTCCCAAAAACGTCCCACTTTGTATAGGTGTCAGTATTTGTCAAATCTCAGCATGCAAGCGcaaaggcgtcaatacatttggAATGACTGCCCGATATCAACGCAATTAGGAGATCTATTAGTGCAAAAACTAGCAACCGCCACAACAAAGGACACAGACTTCGATAGGGCTAGTGAGGAAGAGCATACGTTGGCAAAGTAACCGAACTTGCTGTGTTGCGTAGTGAGCGATGCCTGTACCTTGTAGTTTCAGTGTCTATGTTACTTCTTCGCAGTGAGGTGTGCGCAGGCATAACACTTGATCCCTCGTCTATATTATATACACGTGTGCCTGTTATAGTCGGAACGTGGCCATCGCTACAGAACATTCGTCACAGCGTGCGCAACAAACACACCTTACCAACGGGATGAACGACATTTCACACTTGGCGCAGATAGAACCGTCTTCTCCGCAAATAATAAGAATTACTACTGACATCTCTTTTCCTCTCACTTGCAGGAATCGCATTGAGACTCAGCTGGACAAAAGCGTGGATCCTTGTGACGATTTCCGTGCTTACGTCTGTGGAGGCTGGGCATCTCGCAAGGAGTTCCGACTGTCACGCTCCCAGATGAGTGATATGCACTTGGCCTGGCTCTACAAGCTTCCAAAGACACTGGACTCAGGCGTTGCACACTTTCCTATAGGCAGAAAAGTTGACGCGATGTTCAAAAGCTGCGTGACACCGGGTAAGTCGCAAGTGAACGTCATGAAAGAATTTATGAAGGAACGAGGCATGCTCTGGCCAGAAAAACCACCAGAAGATGTTGACCCAGCGATGGTGCTCTTCGACCTTTCTTTCAACTGGAATGTGCAGCTGTGGTTTACCCTGAAGGTCCTGCCAGCCATTCCAGGAAAGGTCAAGCGGCGTATATTTTTCATGCTTAACGACCTCATAGTATTTTGGAAGAATGTGTGGAACATGATCCCACCACAATACAACTATGGACACTACACCACCGTCTTCAAGATGTTCGCGAACGACACGAGCAATGTTCCGGACGCCCAGAGAGGTGCGCTGACAATACAAACGGTGAATTACGTTTTCAACACCTTGGCACCGTCATGTCCTTGTAAAGCCCGGATACCGGCACTGTTCCGCCTCGGTGACATTGACAATATCACTTCTCTTCTCAAGGGAGCACGCTTAAGAGACATGTTCAATGCCGTGTTGCGTATCTCTCCACCCGTCGCATTGGACGAATCGGTGCTCCTAAACGACCTGTCGCTGCTGAAAAAcgtcgagacaatactcaggcaTTTCAACGACACAGTTCTGTTGCGCCACGTGTCCTATCTATTTGTATACACGTATGCGGCAGTGGCCTATCCCATGGGCTTTATGCTGGTACTCCATGGCAGTGAGGCTCGCGCCAAGCAGGAACTGCCCCGTTTCTGTGCTGGCCAGATCGAGCCAAGTTTCAAGCTTCTTGTAGCTGCCATGGCTTCCATCACGCACTTTTCTGACGAGGAACGGCGCCATGTCGTCGAGCACCTCGATCACATTGTAGAGGTAAGCGCGTAAAAAGCAGCCACGGCACGCGTGAAAGAGATCTGATCGACGAGTAATTGTATTTGAATTTTTATAGCTAACATTCTAACATGTGTAAAAAAAATGATGCTTTTCGCGCACTGTAACAGTGAAAGGCTAACGTCTGCTGCACACATCCTAATTCGTTAAAATGTAACTTTAACTTTTGGGTACCAGACTTCTTACAAGCCATATCGAGCCGTAGTGTTATAAAGAGGTATTAACTTATCCTCGCGTTCTGAGTGGATTCTAATGTAGCTCTTCCCTACGTTTATCTGCCATTCACTTCGTCCGAAAGCCTATGGACGGCCTGCCTTTAACTTGGTAACGATGCGTAATGACGTCATCATGGGACGTCACAGGAGGACATACATACTTTTTATGTAGATTTATAGCAAGACCTAGGTCGCCTGGTCATTAGTGCCGCATCCTTCTCTAGCCGTGTTTCGTTTAAGGGGCTGCTCAACGAAACATCAGAGGGTGTTGCCCCGAAGCGAACTAAAACTGCTCCGACTTTAAAGAACAGACTGGTTTCTTCTTTGCTTTTACTATCCTTCCTGCAAACGCTATGTTATGCTTTTCACTTATTCATACAATGCGTGGGCAGGACTTGCGTTCAGATTATCAGGGTTTCGCGCTTTTCTGCTACACATTGTTACGTGCGCTTGTGCAGTTGAAAAAGGATAAAACAAAGTGAAACTGTTTGATCGCGCACAATATTCATGCGAAGCAGTGCAGAACGGGCTTGCGACAGCATGGGAGGGTAGGGTGCGACAAGAATTATgtaatttgtatatatatatatatatatatatatatatatatatatatatatatatatatatatatatatatatatatatatatatatatatatatatatatatatatatatatatatatatatatatatatatatatatatatatatatatatatatatatatatatatatatatacatacgtactAAAAGGGCTTAGTCCCGTATGCCTTCACATGAATAGACAGCGACTGTCACGAATTCCGAAGAAAGAAGCGTGCTAGCTTTTTTTTAGAAGCTGCTTACGGGTAGTTTAAAATAAAAACATGTGAGACCTTTTGCTTCATTCTAGCACTGATAGTCTAGAAAATACAAATCTTGCATCACCGTCTCATGCCGGAACTTTTATGTAGATTTATAGCATGTGCAAGTTAGCCATTGGAATACCTATTTTACCGAAGGTAGCCTTGATATCTGAAATATGCGAAGACGTGTGTGTGCAACTAGGCGTGGTAGCTGAACGGTGATGGCAACACACCGCGAAGCAAAAGGACGTCTCAAGTATTTCCAACCAATATAACCACAGTTCTCAATATCATGAGAGCACAATATTAACGTTGTTTGCAAAGTACATCTACAGTTcaaaatttttattgcaatagcaattgtatggacactctcggctggactgTGCCGCCGGCGCAGTACTCTGGAAGTACTCTggagcatctacggacgtcccctttgacaagtggctccgactctttgaggtgaggactgcggccgcagcatggacggagcgagacaagctgtgctacttctccgattaccttgaaggtgaggctttccgatggtttctcaccgaggttttcgacacagacgcgtcttgggagagcttatgtgaacgcatgaag
Above is a window of Rhipicephalus microplus isolate Deutch F79 chromosome 1, USDA_Rmic, whole genome shotgun sequence DNA encoding:
- the LOC119184680 gene encoding endothelin-converting enzyme-like 1, which codes for MTRSVTDGALANSKPVTPDKATTPVRRKTRQRYLGKTKADSETPASVTISSSKSSTTQSTQTEEKVESARIPEANVPRAAKGAAAADFPAKQGDLELARATAPRVTKATASTPLPGSSQHPASSLSDAAAPTTSSRKAKKGRQSLNNLIALLNVHAEPPSRKEENPSVDMRCIVKALLVPLVITIAVGLIVFLQTHGQIKRDRFCTTKGCEEHKNRIETQLDKSVDPCDDFRAYVCGGWASRKEFRLSRSQMSDMHLAWLYKLPKTLDSGVAHFPIGRKVDAMFKSCVTPGKSQVNVMKEFMKERGMLWPEKPPEDVDPAMVLFDLSFNWNVQLWFTLKVLPAIPGKVKRRIFFMLNDLIVFWKNVWNMIPPQYNYGHYTTVFKMFANDTSNVPDAQRGALTIQTVNYVFNTLAPSCPCKARIPALFRLGDIDNITSLLKGARLRDMFNAVLRISPPVALDESVLLNDLSLLKNVETILRHFNDTVLLRHVSYLFVYTYAAVAYPMGFMLVLHGSEARAKQELPRFCAGQIEPSFKLLVAAMASITHFSDEERRHVVEHLDHIVEVASNKTRACEWLDAKIKNMAVEKLRNVRTVLWPSKKFLAANVLEEVYKSFPDHASSFTKFWIETRRSQRQLFGSDAAAEELVLGDNAKLPYVNYVDMLNRLSLSLGALAPPLYYADGTNAMLHGGILYMYACALLGAVDNKGIMINSQGETITSLVSDDVLDTFEQRTLGCLPGNESIFPEVPAMEVAYAAFKLNFHVNDTQLSEELTEEKVFFITACLSSCSTTPADNLYGGDCNKAVMNFAPFAKAFGCPVGSKMNPATKCSFYD